A region of Flavobacterium indicum GPTSA100-9 = DSM 17447 DNA encodes the following proteins:
- a CDS encoding ABC transporter substrate-binding protein, giving the protein MKSIRFLFFSFFCFILFNCKENNSTLENSIKKNSITHAKSLSIEEGEDFTVVKVTNPWPNAKETFTYVLRKNKSKIPSNLSQFPVIDVPLKSSIVTSTTIIPFLEQLGVEEKLIGFPHTDYISSEKTRTLIEKGKIANVGQNENLNIEKIIELNPDVLVSFCVDNVNPTLKNLEKNGIKIIIQADWMEQTPLGKAEWIKLYGALFSKEKEANDIFNSIEKNYKKALSIIKNEKKKPSILLGSLYQDQWFVPNGKSWLAYYMKDAKSNYLWQHTEGTGSTPLSFEKVLEVAHAADKWITSGFSSLNEMKNANPNYAAFDAFKKGEVYSFEVKKGKTGGVIYYEQSPSRPDLVLQDFIKILHPELMKDYEFTFATKIN; this is encoded by the coding sequence ATGAAAAGCATTCGATTTTTATTTTTTAGCTTTTTTTGCTTTATACTATTTAATTGCAAAGAAAATAATTCCACTTTAGAAAATAGTATAAAGAAAAATTCTATAACCCACGCCAAGAGTTTATCCATTGAAGAAGGGGAAGATTTCACAGTAGTAAAAGTAACCAATCCTTGGCCTAATGCTAAAGAAACTTTTACGTATGTATTAAGAAAAAACAAAAGTAAAATACCGTCTAATCTTTCACAATTTCCAGTTATTGATGTACCCTTAAAATCATCTATAGTAACTTCAACAACTATTATTCCTTTTTTAGAACAATTGGGTGTAGAAGAAAAATTAATTGGATTTCCGCATACCGATTACATTTCTTCAGAAAAAACCCGAACCTTAATTGAAAAAGGTAAAATTGCAAATGTGGGTCAAAACGAAAATTTAAATATTGAAAAAATCATAGAATTAAATCCAGATGTACTCGTATCCTTTTGTGTAGATAATGTAAATCCGACGTTGAAGAATTTAGAAAAAAACGGCATCAAAATTATTATTCAAGCCGATTGGATGGAACAAACGCCACTAGGCAAAGCAGAGTGGATTAAATTGTATGGCGCTTTATTCAGCAAAGAAAAAGAAGCGAATGACATTTTTAATTCAATTGAAAAAAATTATAAGAAAGCTTTATCTATCATAAAAAACGAAAAAAAGAAACCTAGTATTTTACTTGGCTCCTTGTATCAAGACCAATGGTTTGTTCCGAATGGAAAAAGTTGGTTGGCCTATTACATGAAAGACGCCAAAAGCAATTATTTATGGCAACATACAGAAGGTACAGGAAGTACACCTTTAAGTTTTGAAAAAGTACTTGAAGTAGCCCATGCTGCAGATAAATGGATTACAAGTGGATTTTCTTCCTTAAACGAAATGAAAAACGCAAATCCAAATTATGCTGCATTTGACGCATTTAAAAAAGGCGAAGTGTATAGTTTTGAGGTAAAAAAAGGAAAAACAGGTGGCGTAATTTATTATGAACAAAGTCCGTCGAGACCTGATTTAGTTTTACAAGATTTTATCAAAATTCTTCATCCTGAACTAATGAAAGATTATGAATTTACTTTTGCTACAAAAATTAACTAA